A region from the Desulfomarina profundi genome encodes:
- a CDS encoding response regulator: MTRILFVDDENQNIQIMKEILSFYPKYEMEIAASGEEALVIADKISPDIVLLDIMMPGIDGFEVCKKLRLKPNLNRTKIIMVSGLSMIGDRLKAYEYGADDYITKPFVEDELIAKLDVFAKLNRMEDFYTSSIDAREKKIHNIGNYIQTITELSVSIEKRESLSPSSRKDLEAIQTTCFVLKELTQEL; encoded by the coding sequence ATGACGAGAATCTTGTTTGTAGATGATGAAAATCAGAATATCCAGATAATGAAGGAAATACTTTCCTTCTATCCAAAATATGAAATGGAAATAGCTGCATCTGGTGAAGAAGCTCTTGTTATTGCAGATAAAATATCTCCTGATATTGTGCTGCTGGATATTATGATGCCTGGTATAGATGGTTTTGAGGTGTGTAAGAAATTGAGATTGAAACCAAATCTTAACAGGACCAAAATAATTATGGTTTCCGGATTGTCTATGATCGGTGATCGTTTAAAGGCCTATGAGTATGGGGCAGACGATTATATTACAAAACCATTTGTTGAAGATGAACTTATAGCAAAGTTGGATGTTTTTGCAAAATTGAATCGAATGGAAGATTTTTATACGTCGAGTATTGATGCAAGAGAAAAAAAGATCCATAATATCGGGAATTATATTCAAACTATAACGGAGCTTTCTGTTTCTATAGAAAAGCGGGAAAGTCTTTCACCTTCATCTCGAAAAGACTTAGAAGCAATACAGACGACGTGTTTTGTCCTAAAAGAACTGACACAGGAATTGTGA
- the gatB gene encoding Asp-tRNA(Asn)/Glu-tRNA(Gln) amidotransferase subunit GatB: MKFETVIGLEIHAQLKTKSKIFCGCSTEFGASPNSHTCPVCLGMPGVLPVLNKKVVEFAIKMGLATGSVINRYNVFARKNYFYPDLPKGYQTSQFDLPIIGPGSVDIEVDGKVKTIGITRMHMEEDAGKLVHDSLDPVSHVDLNRTGTPLLEIVSEPEMRSPAEAYAYLKKIHLILRYLDICDGNMQEGSFRCDANISLRPVGQEEMGTRTELKNMNSFRNVQSALEFEVRRQRDILLDGEQVIQETLLWNPDKNCTESMRGKEDAHDYRYFPCPDLIPVQIDEEWIDEIRMSLPELPDQKRSRFIQEYGLPEYDADILTGDRDLSEFFEKAVLNGAGPKKTSNWIMTELLRELKGLSVTECKVTPEYLGSLITMVEKGVISGKIAKTVFLDMMETGKDPHVIVKEKNLLQVSDEGELKALVEEIIAAHPEQAEDFRQGKTKLMGFFVGQLMKKTKGKANPQMANKLFVEELQK, encoded by the coding sequence ATGAAGTTTGAAACCGTAATTGGACTTGAAATACATGCCCAGCTGAAAACAAAGTCAAAAATTTTCTGTGGATGTTCTACGGAATTTGGGGCGTCTCCAAACAGTCATACTTGTCCTGTTTGTCTTGGAATGCCTGGTGTTCTACCGGTTCTAAATAAGAAAGTGGTAGAATTTGCAATAAAAATGGGTCTTGCCACAGGGTCGGTCATTAATAGATACAATGTCTTTGCCAGGAAAAATTATTTCTATCCTGATTTGCCGAAAGGGTACCAGACATCCCAGTTCGATTTACCGATTATCGGACCCGGCTCTGTGGATATTGAAGTGGACGGGAAGGTCAAAACCATTGGAATTACACGGATGCACATGGAAGAAGATGCGGGAAAACTTGTTCACGACAGTCTGGATCCAGTTTCACACGTGGACTTGAACCGGACGGGAACGCCGCTTCTGGAAATAGTTTCTGAACCCGAAATGCGATCGCCTGCGGAAGCATATGCATACCTCAAAAAAATACATCTTATCCTGAGGTATCTGGATATCTGCGATGGAAATATGCAGGAAGGCAGTTTTCGGTGTGATGCGAATATTTCACTCAGGCCGGTGGGGCAGGAGGAGATGGGGACACGTACGGAACTCAAGAACATGAATTCCTTTAGAAATGTACAAAGTGCCCTTGAGTTTGAGGTCAGAAGACAGAGGGATATTCTTCTCGATGGAGAGCAGGTTATCCAGGAAACACTCCTGTGGAATCCTGACAAAAACTGTACGGAATCCATGCGAGGAAAAGAAGATGCCCATGACTACCGCTATTTCCCATGTCCTGATCTTATTCCTGTACAAATTGATGAGGAGTGGATTGACGAAATTCGTATGTCTTTGCCGGAGTTGCCGGACCAGAAAAGATCAAGGTTCATCCAAGAGTATGGTCTTCCGGAATATGACGCTGATATTCTGACCGGAGACAGAGATCTGTCGGAGTTTTTTGAAAAAGCGGTTCTCAATGGAGCTGGGCCCAAAAAAACTTCCAATTGGATTATGACGGAACTGCTCAGGGAATTAAAGGGGCTGTCTGTCACCGAGTGCAAGGTTACGCCAGAATATCTTGGTTCCTTGATCACTATGGTTGAAAAGGGAGTGATAAGCGGCAAAATTGCTAAAACTGTTTTTCTGGATATGATGGAAACGGGAAAAGATCCACATGTTATTGTAAAAGAAAAAAATCTTCTTCAGGTATCAGATGAGGGAGAATTAAAAGCATTGGTTGAGGAAATTATCGCTGCTCATCCCGAGCAGGCAGAAGATTTCAGACAGGGGAAAACAAAACTGATGGGATTTTTCGTAGGCCAGCTCATGAAAAAGACAAAAGGTAAGGCGAATCCCCAGATGGCTAATAAACTTTTTGTGGAGGAGCTGCAAAAATAA
- a CDS encoding 4Fe-4S dicluster domain-containing protein — MARQKLREIVINRDWCKGCGICVHFCPTKVLELDAEDKSVAVRPEDCICCKMCELRCPDLAIEVLTDQGENNEE; from the coding sequence ATGGCCAGGCAGAAACTCAGGGAAATTGTGATAAACCGGGATTGGTGCAAAGGGTGTGGTATATGTGTTCACTTTTGCCCGACGAAGGTTCTGGAGCTTGACGCAGAGGATAAATCGGTGGCGGTCAGGCCGGAGGACTGTATCTGTTGTAAAATGTGTGAACTACGGTGCCCGGATCTCGCAATCGAGGTACTGACAGACCAGGGTGAGAACAATGAAGAATAA
- the hemW gene encoding radical SAM family heme chaperone HemW, with the protein MIYLYLHIPFCVSKCSYCSFNSYPGRELLYKDYVDALKKEIASIAGVLGKNNRLTSLFIGGGTPTVLSSGLLVDLVQYTKTVFNFECGAEVSIEANPGTVNQESLEELSSCGVNRISLGVQSFDDGELVKAGRRHTAKEAENAVRMAVESGFSNINIDLMSGLPGQTGASWRKSLEKAVSLGPQHLSLYELMFEPGTLMTRFKRENKFSFPDEDELEKIDGITGQICAENEFSQYEISNYARFGFECRHNINYWLNGDYFAAGAGSVSYFNGRREKRIDSPEEYIARIRRNRTVVEESENLSREKSFRETVIMGLRMKRGVSLSVVRERYGIEALSYYGETLKKLLALELLEVDKEYLRLTEKGWPLANSIMAELV; encoded by the coding sequence GTGATTTATCTTTATCTACATATTCCCTTCTGTGTTTCCAAATGCAGCTACTGCTCGTTTAATTCTTATCCTGGCAGGGAACTTCTCTATAAAGACTATGTAGATGCACTGAAAAAAGAAATTGCTTCAATTGCTGGTGTCTTGGGAAAGAATAACAGGCTGACGAGCTTGTTTATTGGAGGTGGAACACCAACAGTGCTGTCATCCGGCCTCCTTGTAGATTTAGTACAGTATACCAAAACAGTTTTTAATTTTGAGTGTGGAGCGGAGGTTTCAATTGAGGCGAATCCTGGCACAGTAAATCAGGAATCACTTGAGGAACTGTCATCATGTGGTGTCAATAGAATTTCCCTGGGTGTTCAGTCATTTGATGATGGGGAATTAGTAAAAGCGGGTAGAAGACATACCGCCAAAGAAGCAGAAAATGCTGTTCGGATGGCTGTGGAAAGCGGTTTTTCCAACATAAATATTGACCTTATGTCGGGCCTTCCAGGTCAGACGGGAGCCTCATGGAGAAAGTCTTTGGAAAAGGCAGTATCTCTTGGCCCTCAGCATCTGTCACTCTATGAGTTGATGTTTGAACCTGGAACACTCATGACCAGGTTCAAAAGAGAAAACAAATTCAGTTTTCCTGATGAAGATGAGCTTGAAAAAATCGATGGGATAACGGGTCAGATCTGTGCTGAGAATGAGTTCAGCCAGTATGAAATTTCAAATTATGCCCGTTTCGGTTTTGAGTGTCGTCACAATATAAATTACTGGTTGAATGGGGATTATTTCGCTGCAGGGGCGGGGAGTGTCAGTTATTTCAATGGCAGAAGGGAAAAACGTATTGACAGCCCGGAGGAGTATATTGCAAGAATCCGGCGAAACAGGACAGTGGTTGAAGAGAGTGAGAACCTTTCAAGAGAAAAATCCTTTCGTGAAACCGTGATCATGGGACTCAGGATGAAGCGGGGCGTTTCATTGAGTGTGGTGCGGGAAAGGTACGGTATTGAGGCCTTGTCATATTATGGCGAGACATTGAAAAAACTACTGGCTCTTGAATTATTGGAGGTGGATAAGGAATATCTGCGACTCACGGAAAAAGGATGGCCCCTGGCAAACAGTATAATGGCTGAGCTGGTTTGA
- a CDS encoding GntR family transcriptional regulator has protein sequence MEKESQKINSEDAVYQKLKSAIRKRYIKQGSQLVEITLAQQLGVSRTPVRSAIKRLEAEGLVNSIPNRGAFVITPTLKEIEETFLVRAQLEKMATRLTAEKISKNQVRELEIIIKREKEVFDKNNLDEYFAVNDMLHLKIAELSENKVLHAYVKELLDRTRIFLILYDPFFKLEYSPTTEHQMIVDALKNRSPEKAAQAVEAHIKSSIEGLEAAGILPEDYLSI, from the coding sequence ATGGAAAAAGAATCACAAAAAATTAATTCTGAAGATGCAGTTTACCAAAAACTTAAAAGTGCTATCAGAAAAAGATATATCAAGCAAGGCAGCCAGTTGGTGGAAATAACCCTGGCACAACAACTTGGAGTCAGCAGAACCCCTGTCAGGAGTGCAATAAAGAGGCTTGAGGCAGAGGGACTGGTTAACAGCATTCCAAACCGGGGAGCCTTTGTTATAACCCCAACACTGAAGGAAATTGAAGAGACATTTTTGGTGAGAGCTCAACTTGAAAAAATGGCAACCAGGCTTACTGCCGAAAAAATCAGTAAAAACCAGGTTCGCGAACTTGAAATTATAATAAAGAGGGAAAAAGAGGTTTTTGATAAAAACAATCTCGATGAATATTTCGCTGTAAACGACATGCTCCACCTCAAAATTGCAGAATTATCTGAAAACAAGGTTCTCCATGCCTACGTCAAGGAGCTGCTGGATCGAACCCGAATTTTTCTTATTCTTTATGATCCTTTTTTTAAACTGGAATACAGCCCCACAACCGAACATCAGATGATAGTAGATGCCCTGAAAAACCGGTCTCCTGAAAAAGCAGCCCAGGCTGTGGAAGCCCATATTAAAAGCTCGATCGAAGGTCTTGAAGCAGCCGGAATTTTACCCGAAGATTATCTGTCGATATAA
- a CDS encoding proline dehydrogenase family protein: MIFWKGMSEKCVEIEVAAMFNKMIAGILPYMPKKLVWMFSKEYIAGETIEEAIVNAKKLNDEGILTTIDVLGEFITTLEEAEENKKEYLDVIDAAEKAGVEGNYSLKPTFFGLLIDKDVAFTHIREIVAKAASYGNFIRIDMEDSPCTDMEIEMYRQLKQEFPGNVGLVVQSYLRRTRVDIESLEDLNSEEFPVNLRVCKGIYVEPEEIAFKKYEEVNSHFLDDVELMFQKKMYPAIATHDIPLVEGAFKLIEKYNVPRDKYEFQMLYGVTPGLRKSILDKGHRMRVYVPFGKQWFGYSTRRLKENPKMAGVIIKALFKKG, from the coding sequence ATGATATTCTGGAAAGGGATGAGTGAAAAATGTGTAGAGATCGAGGTGGCTGCCATGTTTAACAAAATGATTGCCGGAATTCTTCCGTACATGCCCAAAAAGCTGGTCTGGATGTTTTCAAAAGAGTATATAGCCGGCGAAACCATTGAGGAAGCGATAGTAAATGCAAAAAAACTCAATGATGAAGGAATACTGACGACTATAGATGTTCTTGGCGAATTTATAACTACCTTGGAAGAGGCGGAAGAAAACAAAAAGGAATACCTGGATGTTATTGATGCGGCCGAAAAAGCCGGAGTTGAAGGAAATTATTCCCTGAAGCCTACGTTTTTCGGGCTGTTGATAGACAAGGACGTTGCCTTCACCCATATCCGTGAAATTGTCGCCAAAGCTGCTTCCTATGGGAATTTTATACGTATCGATATGGAGGATTCCCCCTGTACGGATATGGAGATTGAAATGTACCGGCAGTTGAAACAGGAGTTTCCTGGAAATGTCGGTCTTGTTGTTCAGTCCTACCTGAGGAGAACTCGTGTTGATATTGAAAGCCTGGAAGACCTGAACAGTGAAGAATTCCCTGTGAATTTAAGAGTCTGCAAAGGGATTTACGTTGAGCCGGAAGAAATAGCTTTTAAAAAATATGAAGAAGTGAACAGCCATTTCCTGGACGATGTTGAGTTGATGTTTCAAAAAAAGATGTATCCGGCGATAGCCACCCACGATATTCCATTGGTGGAGGGCGCTTTTAAGCTGATAGAAAAATACAATGTCCCAAGGGATAAATATGAATTCCAGATGCTTTATGGGGTTACACCAGGACTGAGAAAGTCAATTCTGGATAAAGGGCATCGAATGCGTGTTTATGTACCTTTCGGAAAGCAATGGTTCGGTTATTCAACCCGGCGATTGAAGGAAAACCCGAAAATGGCAGGAGTGATCATAAAAGCGCTTTTTAAAAAAGGGTAA
- the radC gene encoding RadC family protein — protein MDKENWQKKGCGHRGRLRDRFLDKGLEGFTDAEIIELLLSFGTPRRDCKEQARALLEKFGSFSRVLEAPTAALMDVKGVGPKNSFALHFVHGVASHYLKERIVGKRYIQNSKEVADYLVHLMRGLKKEVFSVVYLDSSHAVIDSEIIAEGTINVNTIYPREVIARALSFHAAALVVSHNHPSGSLEPSEQDFRLTKTLLLVCHYMQIRLLDHIIVGDGYYSFADNGYMDSLKKECLSIAGQFLDQ, from the coding sequence GTGGATAAAGAAAACTGGCAAAAAAAGGGCTGTGGACATCGTGGTCGCTTACGGGATCGTTTCCTTGACAAAGGGTTAGAGGGTTTTACGGATGCAGAAATAATTGAACTGCTCCTGTCGTTTGGAACACCCAGGAGAGATTGTAAAGAACAGGCCAGGGCACTTTTGGAGAAATTCGGTTCCTTCTCCAGGGTTCTTGAAGCTCCAACCGCGGCCTTGATGGATGTTAAGGGGGTGGGCCCCAAAAACAGTTTTGCCCTTCATTTTGTCCATGGTGTTGCCAGTCACTATCTGAAAGAGCGAATCGTCGGAAAGCGCTATATTCAAAATTCCAAGGAAGTTGCAGATTATCTTGTTCATTTAATGCGTGGGCTGAAAAAAGAGGTTTTTTCGGTCGTTTACCTTGACTCCTCCCATGCAGTTATTGACTCGGAAATCATTGCTGAAGGCACTATCAATGTCAATACCATTTATCCCAGGGAGGTTATAGCAAGGGCTCTCTCTTTTCACGCGGCGGCACTGGTTGTTTCACACAATCATCCATCAGGTTCACTCGAACCTTCCGAACAGGACTTTCGTCTCACTAAAACCCTGTTACTGGTCTGTCACTATATGCAGATCCGCCTGCTCGATCATATCATAGTGGGTGATGGATATTACAGCTTTGCAGACAATGGATACATGGACTCATTGAAAAAAGAGTGTCTGTCGATTGCGGGTCAATTTCTGGATCAGTGA
- the rdgC gene encoding recombination-associated protein RdgC, with product MGLLKGTATFVKFTLEGDLPENPLEYISERILAFSFQDIDDTFDEYSIGWVSLVNMFDSSFAYASYSAGDYIVLTLRIDERKVSSAILKKIVQKEEQRVMAERQLPKLSRSMKVEIKERVRVELVRKAIPVPSTFDVCWNLSESSLLFFSTNKKIHAVLEDFFKECFGVFLRQQIPYTVAKHLLTEEQQLRLADLTPHVFTWVR from the coding sequence ATGGGATTATTAAAAGGAACTGCAACATTTGTAAAATTTACCCTTGAAGGTGACCTGCCGGAAAATCCGCTTGAATATATTTCTGAAAGAATCTTGGCTTTTTCGTTCCAGGATATTGATGACACTTTTGATGAATATTCAATCGGTTGGGTTTCACTTGTTAACATGTTTGATTCCTCTTTTGCATATGCATCGTATTCAGCGGGGGATTATATCGTGCTGACATTACGTATAGATGAGCGCAAGGTTTCTTCGGCAATACTCAAAAAGATTGTCCAGAAAGAAGAGCAGCGGGTAATGGCGGAACGACAATTGCCAAAGCTAAGCAGGAGCATGAAAGTAGAGATTAAGGAAAGAGTGCGGGTTGAACTTGTGAGAAAGGCCATACCTGTTCCCTCAACCTTCGATGTCTGCTGGAATCTTTCGGAATCTTCACTCCTGTTTTTCTCTACGAATAAGAAAATCCATGCTGTACTTGAGGATTTTTTTAAAGAGTGTTTCGGGGTTTTTCTGCGGCAGCAGATCCCTTATACGGTAGCGAAACACCTGCTGACTGAGGAGCAACAGCTTCGTCTTGCCGATCTCACTCCTCATGTTTTTACATGGGTAAGGTAA